From Variovorax sp. PMC12, the proteins below share one genomic window:
- a CDS encoding ornithine cyclodeaminase, which produces MTRFIDVHSLVRLVDETGVPQFLEALADALRDDFLRWREFDKKARVASHSHLGVIELMPVADDGAYAFKYVNGHPHNTQVGLPTVMAFGVLAEVDTGYPMLLSELTLTTALRTAATSAMAAKALARPDSRSLALIGNGSQSEFQALAFHALLGIEQVRVFDTDPHATDKLVRHLSACTPLEIVRARSVADAVRGADIVTTATAYQGRATVLTPDMIEPGMHINAVGGDSPGKTELHPDVLRLARVFVEYEPQTRVEGEIQQLAADFPVHELWRVLLGEVPGRESPGQVTLFDSVGFALEDYTALRYIQRIATERGIGQQIALVPELDDPKDLFGLTASGRRRAVLRRAA; this is translated from the coding sequence ATGACCCGCTTCATCGATGTTCACAGCCTGGTCCGCCTGGTGGACGAGACCGGCGTTCCGCAATTCCTCGAGGCCCTGGCCGACGCATTGCGCGACGACTTCCTGCGGTGGCGCGAGTTCGACAAGAAGGCGCGCGTGGCCAGCCATTCGCACCTCGGCGTGATCGAGCTGATGCCGGTGGCCGACGACGGCGCCTATGCCTTCAAGTACGTCAACGGGCATCCCCACAACACGCAGGTCGGGCTGCCGACGGTCATGGCCTTCGGCGTGCTGGCCGAGGTCGACACGGGCTACCCCATGCTGCTGTCGGAACTCACGCTCACCACCGCGCTGCGCACGGCCGCCACCTCGGCAATGGCCGCGAAGGCGCTGGCGCGGCCCGACTCGCGCAGCCTCGCGCTGATCGGCAACGGCTCGCAGAGCGAGTTCCAGGCACTGGCCTTCCATGCGCTGCTGGGCATCGAGCAGGTGCGCGTGTTCGACACCGACCCGCACGCCACCGACAAGCTGGTGCGCCATCTCTCGGCCTGCACGCCGCTGGAGATCGTGCGTGCGCGCTCCGTGGCCGATGCCGTGCGCGGCGCCGACATCGTCACCACCGCCACCGCCTACCAGGGACGCGCGACCGTGCTCACGCCCGACATGATCGAGCCCGGCATGCACATCAACGCCGTGGGCGGCGACTCGCCCGGCAAGACCGAGCTGCACCCCGACGTGCTGCGGCTGGCGCGCGTGTTCGTCGAGTACGAGCCGCAGACCCGCGTGGAGGGCGAGATCCAGCAGCTGGCGGCCGACTTCCCGGTGCACGAGCTGTGGCGCGTGCTGCTGGGCGAAGTGCCCGGCCGCGAGAGTCCGGGGCAGGTGACGCTGTTCGATTCGGTCGGCTTCGCGCTGGAGGACTACACCGCGCTGCGCTACATCCAGCGCATTGCCACCGAGCGCGGCATCGGCCAGCAGATTGCGCTGGTGCCCGAGCTGGACGACCCGAAGGACCTGTTCGGCCTCACGGCCTCTGGCCGGCGCCGGGCGGTGCTGCGGCGTGCGGCATGA
- the uvrA gene encoding excinuclease ABC subunit UvrA, with protein MTQGSIRIRGARQHNLQNLDLDIRTGEMTVVTGPSGSGKSSLVFDTLYAEGQRRYVETFSAYARQFLDRMDKPAVDKVEGVPPAIAIDQTNPVRSSRSTVGTMTELNDHLKLLFARAADLFDRETALPVRHDSPDSIYAQIVERAAAAGDPRLVVTFPVELPASTTAEEVTQWLSASGFTRVQAEREVATPTGPRKVLDVVADRFRASSAERSRVVEAIEVALKRGSGRVTVHATGAEENAATDVWKFSTGLHCPESDIRYADPIPSMFSFNSAVGACDTCRGFGRVIGVDLGLVIPNDKLTLRAGAIKTIQTPAWKEAQDDLMRHAETAGIPRDTPWNKLTDEQKHWVIEGTPNYKEGNWNKQWYGVRRFFAYLESKAYKMHIRVLLSKYRSYTQCPTCSGARLKLDSLIWRIGSKEDADAVLPPGKRFMPTGAKWTRAQLEALPGLCLHDLMLLPIERLRRFFDRMGNGMASSPAGGGQGWGHGASAKAVAVVEAESPHPDLPPAGEGARQGEAQALKLLFEEITTRLRYLHDVGIGYLTLDRQSRTLSGGEVQRINLTTALGTSLVNTLFVLDEPSIGLHPRDMNRITEAMLRLRDAGNTLVVVEHDPAVMLAADRVIDMGPGPGARGGQIVFDGTTDQLRDADTLTGQYLGGRKKIGMGFKRLVSENTHRLILEGVREHNLKDVTVEFPLARLVCVTGVSGSGKSTLIQDVLAPALMRHFGKATETPGAHDRMLGADHLGDVVFVDQSPIGKTARSNPASYVGAWDAIREIFATAALSRQRGYTASKFSFNSGDGRCPTCGGSGFEHVEMQFLSDVYLRCPDCDGKRYRPEILEVRVERKGRSYNVADVLDLTVAEAAAVFEADRDVLRVLQPISDVGLDYVKLGQPVPTLSGGEAQRLKLAGFLAEAAKNATASKQSVARKGTLFLFDEPTTGLHFDDIARLMRALRKLLDAGHSLIVIEHNLDVIRASDWLIDLGPEGGEGGGQVVAEGTPEQLRENRASLTGAALADYELAIGPDAYKVAERAARRYIANAKTAPGSNAIEIVNAREHNLKNLSVDIPRGKFSVVTGVSGSGKSTLAFDILFNEGQRRYLESLNAYARSIVQPAGRPEVDAVYGIPPTVAIEQRLSRGGRKSTVGTTTEVWHFLRLLYVKLGIQHCIHDGAAVQPQTPDSIAAQLMRNFKGQHIGLLAPLVSNRKGVYTELADWARPRGFTHLRVDGDFLPTTGFPRIDRFKEHSIELPVASLDVLPSKETELREALTRALEHGKGVVHVLSELDGLRAAMMAGVSAAGIGRVNVFSTLRACPVCSTSYAELDPRLFSYNSKHGWCPDCVGTGVKLSKDQRKVFDDSVRDDDNKGREQTFAEPEVEDLADVVCPTCEGTRLNATARAVGFGTAADGTGGIGITELARMSVTEVRQWFEGLALTGREAEIARDLVPEIKSRLEFLEEVGLGYLTLDRGAPTLSGGEAQRIRLAAQLGSNLQGVCYVLDEPTIGLHARDNQILLNALHKLGDKGNTLVVVEHDEDTIRRADHIIDIGPSAGKRGGRLVAEGSVADIQNAGDSQTGRYLRDAIRHPLQARRTIPSPDPKAEESGDWLTVHGADLHNLQDVTATLPLHRLVVVTGVSGSGKSTLARDVLLANVQGIVVQRMTKAGRDADAAGKRPAWAGCRKVDGYETIDRVLEVDQTPIGKTPRSCPATYIGFWDTIRKLFADTLEAKARGYGPARFSFNTGEGRCPGCEGAGVRTIEMSFLPDVKVPCEVCHGARFNPETLAVSWRGKSIGDVLKMEVDEAVEFFASMPNIAHPLQLLKDVGLGYLTLGQPSPTLSGGEAQRIKLVTELSKVRDDITRRGQKPPHTLYVLDEPTVGLHMADVEKLIHVLHRLVNGGHSVVVIEHDLDLIAEADWILDLGPEGGNAGGRIVAAAPPEEVVRLGTHTGVALAPVLAR; from the coding sequence ATGACACAGGGCTCCATCCGGATTCGCGGCGCGCGCCAGCACAATCTCCAGAACCTCGACCTCGACATCCGCACCGGCGAGATGACCGTGGTCACCGGGCCCAGCGGCTCGGGCAAGTCGAGCCTCGTGTTCGACACCCTCTATGCCGAAGGACAGCGGCGCTACGTGGAGACCTTCTCCGCCTACGCGCGCCAGTTCCTGGACCGCATGGACAAGCCGGCCGTCGACAAGGTGGAGGGCGTGCCGCCCGCCATCGCCATCGACCAGACCAACCCGGTGCGCTCCTCGCGTTCCACGGTCGGCACCATGACCGAGCTGAACGACCACCTGAAGCTGTTGTTCGCGCGCGCGGCCGACCTGTTCGACCGCGAGACCGCGCTGCCGGTGCGGCACGACTCGCCCGACAGCATCTATGCGCAGATCGTCGAGCGCGCGGCCGCCGCCGGCGACCCGCGCCTGGTCGTCACCTTCCCGGTCGAGCTTCCCGCGAGCACCACGGCGGAGGAAGTCACGCAGTGGCTGTCGGCCAGCGGCTTCACGCGCGTGCAGGCCGAGCGCGAAGTGGCCACGCCCACCGGCCCGCGCAAGGTGCTGGACGTGGTGGCGGACCGCTTCCGCGCCTCGAGCGCCGAGCGTTCGCGCGTGGTGGAGGCCATCGAGGTCGCGCTCAAGCGCGGCAGCGGGCGCGTCACCGTGCATGCCACGGGAGCCGAGGAAAACGCTGCAACCGATGTGTGGAAATTTTCGACCGGCCTGCACTGCCCCGAGAGCGACATCCGCTACGCCGACCCGATCCCGTCGATGTTCTCGTTCAACTCGGCCGTGGGCGCCTGCGACACCTGCCGCGGCTTCGGCCGCGTGATCGGCGTCGACCTGGGCCTGGTGATTCCGAACGACAAGCTCACGCTGCGCGCGGGCGCCATCAAGACCATCCAGACGCCCGCTTGGAAAGAAGCGCAGGACGACCTCATGCGCCACGCCGAGACGGCGGGCATTCCGCGCGACACGCCATGGAACAAGCTCACCGACGAGCAGAAGCACTGGGTGATCGAGGGCACGCCCAACTACAAGGAAGGCAACTGGAACAAGCAGTGGTACGGCGTGCGCCGCTTCTTCGCCTACCTGGAGAGCAAGGCCTACAAGATGCACATCCGCGTGCTCTTGTCCAAGTACCGCAGCTACACGCAGTGCCCGACCTGCAGCGGCGCACGGCTGAAGCTCGACAGCCTGATCTGGCGCATCGGCAGCAAGGAAGACGCCGACGCGGTGCTGCCGCCCGGGAAGCGCTTCATGCCGACCGGCGCGAAGTGGACGCGCGCGCAGCTGGAGGCGCTGCCGGGGCTGTGCCTGCATGACCTGATGCTGTTGCCCATCGAGAGGCTGCGCAGGTTCTTCGACCGCATGGGCAACGGCATGGCTTCCTCCCCCGCTGGGGGAGGGCAGGGGTGGGGGCACGGGGCCTCCGCAAAGGCCGTGGCCGTGGTGGAGGCCGAGAGCCCCCATCCCGACCTTCCCCCGGCGGGGGAAGGAGCAAGACAGGGCGAGGCGCAGGCGCTGAAGCTGCTGTTCGAAGAAATCACCACCCGCCTGCGCTACCTGCACGACGTCGGCATCGGCTACCTCACGCTGGACCGCCAGAGCCGCACGCTGAGCGGCGGCGAGGTGCAGCGCATCAACCTCACCACCGCGCTCGGCACTTCGCTGGTCAACACGCTGTTCGTGCTCGACGAGCCCAGCATCGGCCTGCATCCGCGCGACATGAACCGCATCACCGAAGCCATGCTGCGCCTGCGCGACGCGGGCAACACGCTGGTGGTGGTCGAGCATGACCCGGCCGTGATGCTGGCCGCCGACCGCGTGATCGACATGGGCCCCGGCCCCGGCGCGCGCGGCGGGCAGATCGTGTTCGACGGCACCACCGACCAGCTGCGCGACGCCGACACGCTCACGGGCCAGTACCTGGGCGGTCGCAAGAAGATCGGCATGGGCTTCAAGCGGCTGGTGAGCGAGAACACGCACCGGCTCATCCTCGAAGGCGTGCGCGAGCACAACCTGAAGGACGTGACGGTCGAGTTCCCGCTGGCGCGGCTGGTGTGCGTCACCGGCGTCAGCGGCTCGGGCAAGTCCACGCTCATACAGGACGTGCTGGCGCCCGCGCTCATGCGCCACTTCGGCAAGGCCACGGAAACGCCCGGCGCGCACGACCGCATGCTCGGTGCCGACCACCTCGGCGACGTGGTGTTCGTCGACCAGTCGCCCATCGGCAAGACCGCGCGTTCCAACCCCGCGAGCTACGTGGGCGCGTGGGACGCCATCCGCGAAATCTTCGCGACGGCGGCGCTGTCGCGCCAGCGCGGCTACACCGCGAGCAAGTTCAGCTTCAACTCCGGCGACGGGCGCTGCCCGACCTGCGGCGGCTCGGGCTTCGAGCACGTCGAGATGCAGTTCCTGTCCGACGTGTACCTGCGCTGCCCCGACTGCGACGGCAAGCGCTACCGCCCCGAGATCCTCGAAGTGCGCGTGGAGCGCAAGGGCAGGAGCTACAACGTGGCCGACGTGCTCGACCTCACCGTGGCGGAAGCGGCGGCGGTGTTCGAGGCCGACCGCGACGTGCTGCGCGTGCTGCAACCCATCTCCGACGTGGGCCTGGACTACGTCAAGCTGGGCCAGCCCGTGCCCACGCTTTCCGGCGGCGAGGCGCAGCGCCTGAAGCTCGCCGGCTTCCTGGCCGAGGCCGCGAAGAACGCGACCGCCAGCAAGCAGTCGGTGGCGCGCAAGGGCACGCTGTTCCTGTTCGACGAGCCGACCACCGGCCTGCACTTCGACGACATCGCGCGGCTGATGCGCGCGCTGCGCAAGCTGCTGGACGCGGGGCATTCGCTGATCGTGATCGAGCACAACCTCGACGTGATCCGCGCGAGCGACTGGCTCATCGACCTCGGCCCCGAAGGCGGCGAAGGCGGCGGCCAGGTGGTGGCCGAAGGCACGCCAGAGCAGCTGCGCGAGAACCGCGCCTCGCTCACCGGCGCCGCGCTGGCCGACTACGAGCTGGCCATCGGCCCCGATGCCTACAAGGTGGCCGAGCGCGCCGCGCGCCGCTACATCGCCAACGCGAAGACGGCGCCGGGCAGCAACGCCATCGAGATCGTCAACGCGCGCGAGCACAACCTGAAGAACCTGAGCGTGGACATTCCGCGCGGCAAGTTCAGCGTGGTGACCGGCGTGAGCGGCTCAGGCAAGTCGACGCTCGCGTTCGACATTCTCTTCAACGAAGGCCAGCGCCGGTACCTCGAGTCGCTCAACGCCTATGCGCGCAGCATCGTGCAGCCCGCCGGCCGGCCCGAGGTGGACGCGGTGTACGGCATTCCGCCGACCGTGGCCATCGAGCAGCGCCTGTCGCGCGGCGGCCGCAAGAGCACGGTGGGCACTACCACCGAGGTGTGGCACTTCCTGCGGCTGCTGTACGTCAAGCTGGGCATCCAGCACTGCATTCACGACGGCGCCGCCGTGCAGCCGCAGACGCCCGACAGCATCGCCGCGCAGCTGATGCGCAACTTCAAGGGCCAGCACATCGGCCTGCTCGCGCCGCTGGTGAGCAACCGCAAGGGCGTGTACACCGAGCTGGCCGACTGGGCGCGCCCGCGCGGCTTCACGCACCTGCGCGTGGACGGCGACTTCCTGCCGACCACCGGCTTCCCGCGCATCGACCGCTTCAAGGAACACAGCATCGAGCTGCCCGTGGCCAGCCTCGACGTGCTGCCGTCGAAGGAAACCGAGCTGCGCGAGGCGCTGACCAGGGCGCTCGAACACGGCAAGGGCGTGGTGCATGTGCTGAGCGAGCTCGACGGCCTGCGCGCAGCGATGATGGCGGGCGTGTCCGCCGCGGGCATCGGCCGCGTGAACGTGTTCTCCACGCTGCGCGCCTGCCCGGTGTGCAGCACCAGCTATGCCGAGCTCGATCCGCGCCTGTTCAGCTACAACAGCAAGCACGGCTGGTGCCCCGATTGCGTGGGCACCGGCGTCAAGCTCAGCAAGGACCAGCGCAAGGTGTTCGACGACTCCGTGCGCGACGACGACAACAAGGGCCGCGAGCAGACCTTCGCCGAACCCGAGGTCGAGGACCTGGCCGACGTGGTCTGCCCGACCTGCGAGGGCACGCGCCTGAACGCCACCGCCCGCGCCGTGGGCTTCGGCACCGCGGCCGACGGCACGGGCGGGATCGGCATCACCGAGCTTGCGCGCATGAGCGTGACCGAGGTGCGCCAATGGTTCGAAGGGCTGGCGCTCACGGGCCGCGAAGCCGAGATCGCGCGCGACCTGGTGCCCGAGATCAAGAGCCGGCTCGAGTTCCTCGAAGAAGTGGGCCTGGGCTACCTCACGCTCGACCGCGGCGCGCCCACGCTCTCCGGCGGCGAGGCGCAGCGCATCCGCCTGGCGGCGCAGCTGGGCAGCAACCTGCAGGGTGTGTGCTACGTGCTCGACGAGCCGACCATCGGCCTGCATGCGCGCGACAACCAGATCCTGCTGAACGCGCTGCACAAGCTGGGCGACAAGGGCAACACGCTGGTGGTGGTGGAGCACGACGAAGACACCATCCGCCGCGCCGACCACATCATCGACATCGGCCCGAGCGCGGGCAAGCGCGGCGGCCGTCTCGTGGCCGAAGGCTCGGTGGCCGACATCCAGAATGCCGGCGATTCGCAGACCGGCCGCTACCTGCGCGATGCCATCCGGCACCCGCTGCAGGCACGCCGCACGATTCCCTCGCCCGACCCGAAGGCCGAGGAGAGCGGCGATTGGCTCACCGTGCACGGCGCCGACCTGCACAACCTGCAGGACGTGACCGCCACGCTGCCGTTGCACCGCTTGGTGGTGGTCACCGGCGTCAGCGGCTCGGGCAAGTCGACGCTCGCGCGCGACGTGCTGCTGGCCAACGTGCAGGGCATCGTGGTGCAGCGCATGACGAAGGCGGGCCGCGACGCCGACGCCGCCGGCAAGCGCCCGGCATGGGCCGGCTGCAGGAAGGTCGACGGCTACGAGACCATCGACCGCGTGCTCGAGGTCGACCAGACGCCCATCGGCAAGACGCCGCGCAGCTGCCCGGCCACCTACATCGGCTTCTGGGACACCATCCGCAAGCTCTTTGCCGACACGCTCGAAGCCAAGGCGCGCGGCTACGGCCCGGCGCGCTTCAGCTTCAACACCGGCGAAGGCCGCTGCCCTGGCTGCGAGGGCGCGGGCGTGCGCACCATCGAGATGAGCTTCCTGCCCGACGTGAAAGTGCCCTGCGAGGTCTGCCACGGCGCGCGCTTCAACCCCGAGACGCTGGCCGTGAGCTGGCGCGGCAAGAGCATCGGCGACGTGCTGAAGATGGAAGTCGACGAGGCCGTCGAGTTCTTCGCGAGCATGCCCAACATCGCGCATCCGCTGCAGCTGCTGAAGGACGTGGGCCTGGGCTACCTCACGCTGGGGCAGCCCTCGCCCACGCTGTCGGGCGGGGAGGCGCAGCGCATCAAGCTGGTGACCGAACTCAGCAAGGTGCGCGACGACATCACCCGGCGCGGCCAGAAGCCGCCGCACACGCTGTACGTGCTCGACGAGCCGACCGTGGGCCTGCACATGGCCGACGTCGAGAAGCTGATCCACGTGCTGCACCGGCTGGTGAACGGCGGCCACAGCGTGGTGGTGATCGAGCACGACCTCGACCTGATCGCCGAGGCCGACTGGATCCTCGACCTGGGGCCGGAAGGCGGCAACGCGGGCGGGCGCATCGTCGCGGCGGCGCCGCCGGAAGAAGTGGTGCGCCTGGGTACCCACACCGGGGTGGCGCTGGCGCCTGTGCTGGCGCGCTGA
- a CDS encoding amidohydrolase, with the protein MNVFSTRFSLAGIAETIESQSQRQHAEVVAWRRHMHRHPELSFKEVDTANFLERELTAIKGLEVSRPTPTSLLARLAGGRKGRTLAMRADVDALPLQDRKRCDYASTRPDVMHACGHDGHAAMLLGAARILAGLRAQVPGEVRFFFQHAEEQHPGGAQQMVDAGVMRGVDQVISAHVMSTLDTGSIAVLDGPALASSDRFVLRLRGRGGHAANPDRCIDPIMIGAQIVGNLQAVVSRNADPHEALILSITRFEGGSAFNVIPDTVELWGSVRCFSEHVRELVPALVERIANGVAGAHGASCDLEYVRGYSPVVNDPAVAERMREVVRQGVSTAALQPIRPLPNSEDFGAFLKHAPGAYVFIGARSAAKGIVHPHHHPNFDFDEDALLHGVQLFANAPFHLNA; encoded by the coding sequence ATGAACGTATTCAGCACGCGGTTCTCGCTCGCCGGCATCGCCGAGACCATCGAATCGCAGTCGCAGCGCCAGCATGCCGAGGTCGTCGCATGGCGGCGCCACATGCACCGCCACCCCGAACTCTCGTTCAAGGAGGTGGATACCGCCAACTTCCTCGAACGCGAGCTCACTGCCATCAAGGGCCTGGAAGTGAGCCGTCCCACGCCGACCAGCCTGCTCGCGCGGCTGGCCGGCGGCAGGAAAGGCCGCACGCTGGCGATGCGCGCGGACGTCGATGCGCTGCCGCTGCAGGATCGCAAGCGCTGCGACTATGCCTCGACGAGGCCCGACGTCATGCACGCCTGCGGCCACGACGGCCACGCTGCGATGCTGCTCGGCGCGGCGCGCATCCTGGCCGGCCTGCGCGCGCAGGTGCCGGGCGAGGTGCGCTTCTTCTTCCAGCATGCCGAGGAACAGCATCCGGGCGGCGCCCAGCAGATGGTGGACGCGGGCGTGATGCGGGGCGTAGACCAGGTGATCTCGGCGCACGTCATGTCGACGCTGGACACCGGCAGCATCGCCGTGCTCGACGGCCCGGCGCTGGCCAGCTCCGACCGCTTCGTGCTGCGCCTGCGCGGGCGCGGCGGCCATGCGGCCAACCCCGACCGCTGCATCGATCCGATCATGATCGGCGCCCAGATCGTCGGCAACCTGCAGGCCGTGGTCTCGCGCAACGCCGATCCGCACGAGGCGCTGATCCTGTCGATCACCCGCTTCGAAGGCGGCAGCGCCTTCAACGTGATTCCGGACACGGTGGAGCTGTGGGGCTCGGTGCGCTGTTTCAGCGAGCATGTGCGCGAACTGGTACCGGCCCTGGTCGAACGCATCGCCAACGGTGTGGCGGGCGCGCACGGCGCCTCCTGCGACCTGGAATACGTCCGCGGCTACAGCCCGGTGGTCAACGACCCGGCCGTGGCCGAACGCATGCGCGAGGTGGTGCGCCAGGGCGTTTCCACGGCGGCGCTGCAGCCGATCCGGCCGCTGCCGAACAGCGAGGACTTCGGCGCCTTCCTGAAGCATGCGCCGGGCGCCTATGTGTTCATCGGTGCGCGCAGCGCGGCCAAGGGCATCGTGCATCCGCATCACCATCCGAATTTCGACTTCGATGAAGACGCGCTGCTGCACGGCGTGCAGCTGTTCGCCAACGCGCCGTTCCATCTGAACGCATAG
- a CDS encoding LysR family transcriptional regulator yields the protein MHAATPASSVLYSRLVTKGRLRHLQLLVSVADSGSVRRAAEQIGISQPAATQALADIEFLLGTPLFDRHVRGMRLTPAGHAMVPMARNTLSALRASADTVHALAEGAGGVLRVGAITAGVGGLLCRVLPAFATRHPSLRIEVLEAPGDQLLADVMSGRVDMALCRRPPELPAPCTFEMLAPDAPWIVAGRRHPLVRNARPTLADLRAARWMEPVRGIGVRSVFDALFDTPDAPKPQLHPISSTSLPLVLELLRNHRVLTLVPRSIIAPFVEWGVVARVAYELGGEFEGLGVLQGSDSDRPAVAACLEALREAAGWEAPA from the coding sequence ATGCACGCCGCGACACCAGCCTCCTCCGTCCTCTATTCCCGGCTGGTCACGAAGGGACGCTTGCGGCACCTGCAGCTCCTGGTGTCGGTCGCAGATTCGGGCAGCGTGCGGCGCGCGGCCGAACAAATAGGTATCAGCCAGCCGGCGGCGACGCAGGCCTTGGCCGACATCGAGTTCCTGCTCGGCACCCCTCTGTTCGACCGTCACGTGCGCGGCATGCGGCTCACACCCGCGGGCCACGCCATGGTGCCGATGGCGCGCAACACGCTGAGCGCCTTGCGCGCATCCGCTGACACGGTGCATGCGCTGGCGGAAGGCGCCGGCGGCGTGCTGCGCGTGGGCGCGATCACCGCCGGCGTCGGTGGCCTGCTGTGCCGGGTGCTGCCCGCGTTTGCAACGCGGCACCCGTCATTGCGCATCGAGGTGCTGGAGGCGCCCGGCGACCAACTGCTGGCCGACGTGATGTCGGGCCGCGTCGACATGGCGCTGTGCCGCCGGCCGCCCGAACTGCCCGCGCCCTGCACCTTCGAGATGCTCGCGCCGGACGCCCCCTGGATCGTGGCGGGTCGCCGTCATCCGCTCGTGCGCAATGCCCGGCCGACGCTGGCCGATCTGCGCGCCGCGCGCTGGATGGAGCCTGTCCGGGGCATCGGCGTGCGCAGCGTCTTCGATGCGCTGTTCGACACGCCCGATGCACCGAAGCCCCAGCTTCACCCGATCTCCAGCACCTCGCTGCCGCTGGTGCTCGAGTTGCTGCGCAACCACCGCGTGCTGACGCTGGTGCCGCGCAGCATCATCGCGCCCTTCGTGGAGTGGGGCGTGGTCGCCCGAGTAGCCTACGAACTCGGCGGCGAGTTCGAGGGCCTGGGCGTGCTGCAGGGTTCGGACAGCGACAGGCCGGCGGTGGCCGCCTGCCTGGAGGCATTGCGCGAGGCCGCCGGCTGGGAGGCCCCCGCCTGA
- a CDS encoding Bug family tripartite tricarboxylate transporter substrate binding protein, whose translation MKLSRRRFAAIPAALLGQLALPAAAQDSYPQRPVKLIVPFAPGGSTDIVARLVADKMQSTLGQPVVVDNRAGGGGMIGSEAVARAEADGYTLGIGTVSTLTVNPVMLKANRVDPLKDLAPITMLATVPTVLMVHPSFPGRSFEQVVAEVRARPDIYNIGSSGPGSISHLLIEAMNADLKFRLRHVPYRGMGPAMTAALAGETQVSIDQYPSSAPHIKSGKLLPFAVGASKRLQALPSVPTLKELGQPDLNQLAMTWFGLVAPAKTPAAIQKRLHEAAVAALRDPALIARLNEMDADPVGGSADAFRSQIESGLARNRRIMQAAGISPE comes from the coding sequence ATGAAACTCTCACGCCGCCGGTTTGCCGCCATCCCGGCTGCCCTGCTGGGCCAGCTCGCGCTTCCGGCCGCGGCGCAGGACAGCTATCCCCAGCGCCCGGTCAAGCTGATCGTGCCGTTTGCGCCCGGCGGCTCCACCGACATCGTGGCCCGCCTGGTGGCGGACAAGATGCAGTCCACGCTGGGCCAGCCGGTGGTCGTGGACAACCGGGCGGGCGGTGGCGGGATGATCGGCTCGGAAGCAGTGGCCCGCGCCGAAGCGGACGGCTACACCCTGGGCATCGGCACCGTGAGCACGCTGACGGTCAATCCGGTCATGCTGAAGGCCAACCGCGTCGATCCGCTGAAGGACCTCGCGCCGATCACCATGCTGGCGACCGTGCCCACGGTCCTCATGGTGCATCCTTCGTTCCCGGGGCGCAGTTTCGAGCAGGTGGTGGCCGAGGTGCGCGCCAGGCCCGACATCTACAACATCGGCTCGTCGGGCCCCGGTTCCATCAGCCACCTGCTGATCGAGGCGATGAATGCCGACCTCAAGTTCAGGCTGCGCCACGTCCCGTACCGCGGAATGGGGCCGGCCATGACGGCCGCGCTGGCGGGCGAGACCCAGGTGTCGATCGACCAGTACCCCTCGTCGGCCCCGCATATCAAGAGCGGCAAGCTGTTGCCTTTCGCCGTGGGCGCCTCGAAGCGGCTGCAGGCGTTGCCTTCCGTGCCCACGCTCAAGGAACTCGGCCAGCCGGATCTCAACCAGCTCGCGATGACCTGGTTCGGCCTGGTGGCGCCGGCGAAGACGCCGGCCGCCATCCAGAAGAGGCTGCACGAGGCCGCGGTGGCCGCGTTGCGCGATCCGGCGCTGATCGCGCGCCTGAACGAGATGGACGCGGACCCGGTCGGCGGTTCTGCCGACGCCTTCCGCTCGCAGATCGAAAGCGGGCTGGCGCGCAACCGCCGCATCATGCAGGCTGCGGGCATCAGTCCCGAGTGA